The Deinococcus carri genome contains a region encoding:
- a CDS encoding HAD family hydrolase, whose protein sequence is MTLPPDVQAVLFDFDGTLTDYVAADLAALAALRLLACPHADPESFVNRAVDEIMAFHARVEAGQSDPLRMDHERLTRTLAAYDVSCTAGHLAHYAAALLVGTMPSPGALELLTALRARGLRLGLLTNAYDGPAQRQRVAACFPEGPFEAVVVAGEVGALKPDPRPFHALLGAMQVEPGEAVYIGDSPGHDVQGALAAGLRAVLVHPHPRLRERALTLGAVAAVPDLAALLPA, encoded by the coding sequence GTGACCCTTCCCCCGGATGTGCAGGCCGTTCTCTTTGATTTTGATGGCACACTCACCGACTACGTGGCGGCGGATCTGGCAGCCCTCGCTGCCCTGCGGCTCCTGGCCTGCCCCCACGCCGACCCGGAAAGCTTCGTGAACCGTGCCGTGGACGAGATCATGGCCTTTCATGCGCGGGTGGAGGCGGGCCAGAGTGACCCCCTGCGGATGGACCACGAGCGCCTGACCCGCACGCTGGCGGCTTACGACGTGAGTTGCACGGCGGGCCACCTTGCACACTACGCGGCGGCCCTGCTCGTGGGCACCATGCCCTCACCCGGTGCGCTGGAACTGCTGACTGCCCTGCGCGCCCGTGGCCTGCGCCTGGGCCTGCTGACCAACGCCTACGACGGCCCTGCCCAGCGGCAGCGGGTGGCCGCCTGTTTTCCGGAAGGTCCCTTCGAGGCCGTCGTGGTCGCGGGCGAGGTGGGGGCGCTCAAGCCTGACCCGCGGCCCTTTCACGCCCTGCTGGGCGCGATGCAGGTCGAACCGGGGGAGGCCGTGTATATCGGTGACTCCCCCGGTCATGACGTGCAGGGCGCGCTCGCGGCAGGCCTGCGGGCGGTCCTGGTTCATCCCCACCCGCGCCTGCGGGAAAGGGCGCTGACGCTGGGAGCCGTTGCGGCCGTCCCGGACCTCGCCGCGCTGCTGCCCGCGTGA
- a CDS encoding sugar transferase, whose amino-acid sequence MQETRFNPDTVPAHLIRPPQVRQLTWLVDALGLLLMGTLLWVGLGLLGLELPTRNLLLRLWLLAGVLGWLLSRRGGAGTRLSPGRPVVVVPLRTLLVAGALFLAVGEGAALPWLLALHGLWFGLTLLALGWIWRVSPPLRLGVSELTLSATGQPPLLPAATLHHPRVQFVPVSPRDPGMLEHVDLLLVEPERGTSTDYQRLLEHAYVTQVPFWPKVLADEELTGRVALHAIDREGLTDNTFRSGYEPFKHALDIVVTLLLLPLLLPLLAAVALVVYFNSGRPVLFWQERVGRNGQPFQIAKFRTMTTDSERSGPAFARQGDMRVTPVGALLRKFRLDELPQFWNVLRGEMSIIGPRPEQWAFAADFEESIPLYACRHWVRPGITGWAQVNQGYTDNLGQTTEKLRYDLYYVKHLSLSLDLLIVGKTIWTILTGFGSR is encoded by the coding sequence ATGCAGGAAACGCGCTTTAACCCCGACACCGTTCCCGCTCACCTGATCCGGCCCCCACAGGTCCGGCAGCTCACGTGGCTGGTCGACGCGCTGGGTCTGCTGCTGATGGGGACACTGCTCTGGGTGGGGCTGGGGCTGCTGGGGCTGGAGCTGCCCACCCGGAACCTGCTGCTGAGGCTGTGGCTGCTGGCGGGGGTCCTGGGCTGGCTGCTGAGCAGGCGTGGCGGCGCAGGCACCCGGCTCTCGCCGGGCCGTCCGGTCGTGGTGGTGCCGCTGCGGACACTGCTGGTCGCCGGCGCGCTGTTTCTGGCGGTGGGTGAGGGGGCGGCGCTGCCCTGGCTGCTGGCCCTGCATGGCCTGTGGTTCGGGCTGACGCTGCTCGCCCTGGGCTGGATATGGCGTGTCTCACCCCCGCTGCGGCTGGGCGTGTCGGAACTCACGCTGTCGGCCACGGGCCAGCCGCCCCTGCTGCCCGCCGCCACCCTCCACCATCCGCGCGTGCAGTTCGTGCCGGTGAGTCCGCGCGACCCCGGCATGCTGGAACACGTCGACCTGCTGCTGGTCGAGCCGGAGCGCGGCACCTCCACCGACTACCAGCGGCTGCTGGAACATGCCTACGTCACCCAGGTCCCCTTCTGGCCCAAGGTGCTGGCCGACGAGGAACTCACCGGCCGGGTGGCGCTGCACGCGATTGACCGGGAGGGCCTGACGGACAACACCTTCCGATCGGGCTACGAACCCTTCAAGCACGCGCTGGACATCGTGGTCACGCTGCTGCTGCTGCCGCTGCTGCTGCCGCTGCTGGCCGCCGTGGCGCTGGTCGTGTACTTCAACAGTGGCCGCCCGGTGCTGTTCTGGCAGGAGCGGGTGGGCCGGAACGGGCAGCCCTTCCAGATTGCCAAGTTCCGTACCATGACCACCGACTCCGAGCGGTCGGGGCCAGCCTTCGCGCGGCAGGGCGACATGCGCGTGACGCCCGTCGGGGCCTTGTTGCGCAAGTTCCGCCTCGACGAACTGCCCCAGTTCTGGAACGTGCTGCGCGGCGAGATGAGCATCATCGGGCCGCGCCCCGAACAGTGGGCCTTTGCCGCCGACTTCGAGGAAAGCATCCCGCTGTACGCCTGCCGCCACTGGGTCCGCCCCGGCATCACCGGCTGGGCACAGGTCAACCAGGGCTACACCGACAACCTGGGCCAGACCACCGAGAAGCTGCGCTACGACCTGTACTACGTCAAGCACCTCTCGCTCTCCCTCGACCTGCTGATCGTCGGCAAGACGATCTGGACCATCCTGACCGGCTTCGGCTCCCGCTGA
- a CDS encoding DUF4258 domain-containing protein — protein MTKVAASSTTNRNPGSRRAPARADTERTGTDLLALRAQLARAEKEARRAPTPPPARPANLPHKPLKPQREADLAGIDTTDHSLTRAHARLRDAVYEGRYHLCPHAIGHARAEGFLEHDIIQVLVAGRVRAVYPEDRRWLVCGYFEACGVALPLHVVVEHQPGGFLDVVTAFVPKHPHHIISRARLAVMLRYDDERIRTRTATPGNKPGHRSKGKWKKGA, from the coding sequence GTGACGAAAGTAGCTGCGTCCAGCACCACCAACCGTAACCCCGGCTCGCGCCGTGCCCCCGCGCGGGCGGACACCGAGCGCACCGGCACCGACCTGCTGGCCCTGCGCGCCCAGCTCGCGCGCGCCGAGAAGGAAGCCCGCCGCGCCCCCACCCCACCCCCCGCGCGGCCCGCGAACCTGCCCCACAAACCCCTGAAGCCCCAGCGCGAGGCCGACCTGGCGGGCATCGACACCACCGACCACTCGCTGACCCGCGCCCACGCCCGGCTGCGCGACGCCGTGTACGAGGGCCGCTATCACCTGTGTCCGCACGCCATCGGGCACGCCCGCGCCGAGGGCTTTCTGGAACACGACATCATTCAGGTGCTGGTCGCCGGGCGCGTGCGGGCCGTGTACCCGGAAGACCGTCGCTGGCTGGTGTGCGGCTACTTCGAGGCCTGCGGCGTGGCGCTGCCCCTGCATGTGGTCGTGGAGCACCAGCCGGGCGGCTTTCTGGACGTGGTGACGGCTTTTGTGCCCAAGCACCCGCACCACATCATCAGCCGCGCCCGCCTCGCCGTGATGCTCCGCTACGACGACGAGCGAATCAGGACCCGGACGGCGACGCCGGGGAACAAGCCCGGCCACCGCAGCAAGGGGAAGTGGAAGAAGGGAGCGTAG
- the galE gene encoding UDP-glucose 4-epimerase GalE produces the protein MKLLVTGGAGYIGSTVCTALEQAGHVPVVLDSLVTGPAAFVAGRIFYQGDIADTALVRRIFEEHPDITATLHFAARIVVSESLAQPALYYRENVVKSLTLFETLLALGQRRVIFSSSASIYDSPPSDGPAGLQVTEASPLRPLSPYARSKWMMEEVLRDLCAASAGSSAPLRAIALRYFNPIGADPELRTGPYLPDPSHVLGRLVATWQGRQPVFSVMGTDYPTRDGTGLRDYIHIWDLALAHVAAAEHFDEAFAQAEADLGEAQVFLPINVGTGSGTTVRELLEAFQEVAGTTLDVQDSPRRPGDSAGACAEISRARAWLNWLPRHTSREAIASALAWEAQREARLHPPATETEAVAG, from the coding sequence ATGAAACTCCTGGTGACCGGCGGGGCCGGCTATATCGGCAGTACCGTCTGCACGGCGCTGGAGCAGGCCGGGCACGTCCCGGTGGTGCTGGATTCGCTGGTCACCGGTCCTGCCGCCTTTGTCGCGGGCCGGATCTTCTACCAGGGGGATATCGCCGACACGGCGCTGGTGCGGCGCATCTTCGAGGAGCACCCCGACATCACGGCCACGCTGCACTTCGCGGCGCGGATCGTGGTGTCGGAGTCGTTGGCGCAGCCCGCGCTGTACTACCGCGAGAACGTGGTGAAGAGCCTGACCCTGTTCGAGACCCTGCTGGCGCTGGGGCAGCGGCGCGTCATCTTCAGTTCGAGCGCCAGCATCTACGACAGCCCCCCGAGTGACGGACCCGCCGGCCTTCAGGTCACGGAGGCCAGCCCGCTGCGCCCCCTGAGTCCCTATGCCCGCAGCAAGTGGATGATGGAAGAAGTCCTGCGCGACCTGTGCGCGGCCAGCGCGGGCAGTTCCGCGCCGCTGCGTGCCATTGCCCTGCGGTACTTCAATCCCATCGGGGCCGACCCGGAACTGCGGACTGGCCCCTACCTGCCCGACCCCTCACATGTGCTGGGCCGTCTGGTCGCCACCTGGCAGGGCCGGCAGCCCGTCTTCTCCGTCATGGGCACCGACTACCCCACCCGCGACGGCACCGGCCTGCGCGACTACATCCATATCTGGGACCTGGCGCTGGCCCACGTGGCGGCGGCCGAACACTTCGACGAGGCCTTTGCTCAGGCAGAGGCGGACCTGGGTGAGGCCCAGGTGTTCCTGCCCATCAACGTGGGGACCGGCAGCGGCACCACCGTGCGCGAACTGCTGGAGGCCTTTCAAGAGGTCGCCGGGACCACCCTCGACGTGCAGGACAGCCCCCGCCGCCCCGGCGACAGTGCCGGGGCCTGCGCCGAGATTTCCCGCGCCCGTGCCTGGCTGAACTGGCTCCCCCGGCACACCTCCCGCGAGGCCATCGCCAGCGCCTTGGCCTGGGAGGCGCAGCGGGAGGCCAGGCTCCACCCCCCGGCAACGGAAACAGAAGCGGTGGCCGGTTGA
- a CDS encoding lipopolysaccharide biosynthesis protein, translated as MTSERPKDLDLSYLLGVLRRAALPVLLTALALSLLVYLYSRTRPAVYQATASIAALPNGGGNSVINTTLVTAPPLPPAVVARAMRSPEVVDRALTLLGQRVPDSAARRALEQQVRADLGQNDDQAVGLASDVNQDFVGVYEVSVRAATPPVAQAGANSFTQALLAWDRQRALGSVSLARQNLLQQRDDLTRRIAQAATPLDVRSLESLRGDVLQKLQQVEVLEQTVTGTLSALAGALLPVDPVEPRPLRNAALVFAATLFFGVLLAFALDQLRRRIRGPEDLRQFSVPVMATLPPLPARLTDPRALIREVGQGTFREQMDFVRVGLLATLVRPARTPLIVISSAQTGEGKSTVTAALASNLGLNGLRVLVVDADVYRRRQEQLWLSGGTGRPAPAPRPAGPGGSQLWSGVGERVDLAAPGNSRLDVDEVMNLIEHLRANYDVVLVDSPPVLRVADSLALAARMDGLLLVADAQVSRAQVERAVQEVGLLGVHLLGFVLNRFREPAGQGSYAYAPLQAERTGVLP; from the coding sequence ATGACCTCTGAACGGCCCAAAGACCTCGACCTGTCCTATCTGCTCGGTGTGCTGCGGCGTGCGGCGCTGCCCGTGCTGCTCACGGCCCTGGCGCTCTCGCTGCTGGTCTATCTCTACTCGCGCACCCGCCCGGCGGTGTACCAGGCCACGGCCAGCATCGCGGCGCTGCCCAACGGCGGGGGCAATTCGGTCATCAACACCACGCTGGTGACTGCCCCGCCCCTGCCCCCCGCGGTGGTGGCGCGCGCGATGCGCAGCCCCGAGGTGGTGGACCGGGCGCTGACGCTGCTGGGCCAGCGGGTGCCCGACTCGGCGGCCCGGCGCGCGCTGGAGCAGCAGGTCAGGGCAGACCTCGGCCAGAACGACGATCAGGCGGTGGGCCTGGCCTCCGACGTGAACCAGGATTTCGTGGGGGTGTACGAGGTCAGCGTGCGGGCGGCGACGCCGCCGGTGGCCCAGGCCGGGGCGAACAGTTTCACGCAGGCCCTGCTGGCCTGGGACCGGCAGCGAGCGCTGGGCAGCGTCTCTCTCGCCCGTCAGAACCTGCTTCAGCAGCGCGACGACCTGACGCGCCGCATCGCCCAGGCGGCCACGCCGCTCGACGTGCGCTCGCTGGAGAGCCTGCGGGGCGACGTGCTTCAGAAGCTGCAACAGGTCGAGGTGCTGGAACAGACCGTGACCGGAACGCTCTCGGCGCTGGCCGGGGCGCTGCTGCCGGTGGACCCGGTGGAACCGCGGCCCCTGCGCAACGCGGCGCTGGTCTTTGCGGCCACGCTCTTTTTCGGGGTGCTGCTCGCCTTCGCGCTCGACCAGCTTCGCAGGCGGATTCGTGGGCCGGAAGACCTGCGCCAGTTCTCGGTGCCCGTGATGGCGACCCTGCCGCCCCTGCCCGCCCGCCTGACCGACCCGCGCGCCCTGATCCGGGAAGTCGGGCAGGGCACCTTCCGCGAGCAGATGGATTTCGTGCGGGTGGGCCTGCTGGCGACCCTCGTCCGCCCGGCCCGCACGCCCCTGATCGTGATTTCCAGCGCCCAGACCGGCGAGGGCAAGAGCACCGTCACGGCGGCGCTGGCCAGCAACCTGGGCCTCAATGGGCTGCGGGTGCTGGTCGTGGACGCCGACGTATACCGGCGGCGGCAGGAGCAGCTCTGGCTCTCCGGCGGCACGGGCCGCCCTGCCCCGGCCCCCAGGCCCGCCGGACCGGGCGGCAGCCAGCTCTGGAGCGGGGTGGGCGAACGGGTGGACCTCGCCGCGCCGGGCAACTCGCGGCTGGACGTGGACGAGGTGATGAACCTGATCGAGCACCTGCGCGCAAACTATGACGTGGTGCTGGTGGACTCGCCGCCGGTGTTGCGGGTGGCCGACAGCCTGGCCCTGGCGGCCCGGATGGACGGCCTGCTGCTGGTGGCCGATGCCCAGGTCAGCCGCGCCCAGGTCGAGCGCGCCGTGCAGGAAGTGGGTCTGCTGGGCGTGCACCTGCTGGGCTTCGTGCTGAACCGTTTCCGGGAACCGGCGGGCCAGGGCAGCTACGCCTACGCGCCCCTCCAGGCCGAGCGGACCGGGGTGCTGCCATGA
- a CDS encoding GNAT family N-acetyltransferase gives MIRPMQATDAPDVLALLAWMDDAPEREVFAPDARDVVELRGECEDRVCLVATADDGEVQGYCALAPFRDGLALEGPLGTGDLHVLLERAVERAEGLPIYAFSARDNLAVRAALEAAEFTPMHATDFYEARVADLARRARVPDGYLVESSLTPTAYRALYRASEDSWSGRLEWTDADLAGHFGREDVRLVALLRAGRPVGFAELELNPEVSRADLTYLAVHPAERGQGLGRTLLALAAAEAAAHPEIRDLRTRAHDHARAARALYAHAGLTHCRSVVTYLRDDTEGEA, from the coding sequence ATGATTCGCCCGATGCAAGCGACCGATGCGCCCGATGTCCTCGCCCTGCTGGCCTGGATGGACGATGCCCCCGAACGCGAGGTCTTCGCGCCCGATGCCCGCGACGTGGTGGAGCTGCGCGGCGAGTGCGAGGACCGTGTGTGTCTGGTCGCCACCGCCGACGACGGCGAGGTGCAGGGCTACTGCGCCCTCGCGCCCTTCCGCGATGGCCTGGCGCTGGAGGGACCGCTGGGCACGGGCGACCTGCACGTGCTGCTGGAACGGGCGGTGGAGCGCGCCGAGGGCCTGCCCATCTATGCCTTCAGCGCGCGGGACAACCTGGCGGTGCGGGCCGCGTTGGAGGCGGCGGAGTTCACGCCCATGCACGCCACCGACTTCTACGAGGCGCGGGTGGCCGACTTGGCCCGCCGCGCCCGCGTGCCGGACGGCTACCTGGTAGAAAGCAGCCTGACCCCCACGGCCTACCGCGCCCTGTACCGCGCCAGCGAGGATAGCTGGTCGGGCCGCCTGGAATGGACCGACGCCGACCTGGCGGGCCATTTCGGTCGGGAAGACGTGCGGCTGGTGGCCCTGCTGCGGGCGGGGCGGCCCGTGGGCTTCGCAGAGCTGGAACTGAATCCGGAGGTGTCCCGCGCCGACCTGACCTACCTCGCCGTGCATCCCGCCGAGCGGGGGCAGGGTCTGGGCCGCACCCTGCTGGCCCTGGCCGCCGCCGAGGCCGCCGCCCACCCCGAGATTCGTGACCTGCGCACCCGCGCCCACGACCATGCCCGCGCCGCCCGCGCGCTGTACGCCCACGCGGGCCTGACCCACTGCCGCTCGGTGGTCACGTACCTGCGCGACGACACGGAGGGGGAGGCGTAG
- a CDS encoding glycosyltransferase family 4 protein, which translates to MPPYRILYTTTTPIAALAFFAAQLRHLRRQGHDVHLVTPPEPAELVARALETSGATFHPLPMAREISPRQDPVSLLGMYRILRRVRPDIINFSTPKAGLLGGLASVAAGVPLRVYFIHGLRSETAASGALAPLQPLLRLIERLTCACAHEVLCVSASNRDEAVALGLVPAHKIRVLGAGSPAGLDVERYAAPDPVAVAAARQELGLAPGTPVVGFVGRLAPQKGIEEVLLAWEQVRRRVPGAALLLVGTPDPANPLSPGALRALREARGIVNVTFEADMSRLYPLMTVLTLPSRHEGLGMVVLEALAAGVPSVLTDAPGVRDAGVPGLTALQVPTGDVAALADALTTLLTDADLARRLGTQGQAWVREKFAQDRVWALWDEFYAQAWQRRQQARRGRSGRRTAVWVLAGALVALGLLGRKRR; encoded by the coding sequence TTGCCGCCCTACCGGATTCTCTACACCACCACCACGCCCATCGCAGCCCTGGCCTTTTTCGCGGCCCAGCTTCGCCACCTGCGCCGTCAGGGCCATGACGTTCATCTGGTGACGCCCCCCGAGCCGGCCGAACTGGTGGCCCGCGCCCTGGAGACGAGCGGGGCCACCTTCCATCCGCTGCCGATGGCGCGCGAGATCTCGCCCCGGCAGGACCCCGTCTCGCTGCTGGGGATGTACCGCATCCTGCGACGGGTGCGGCCCGACATCATCAACTTCTCGACGCCCAAAGCGGGGCTGCTGGGCGGCTTGGCGAGCGTGGCGGCGGGCGTGCCGCTGCGGGTGTATTTCATCCACGGGTTGCGCAGCGAGACGGCCGCGAGCGGCGCGCTGGCCCCGCTCCAGCCGCTGCTGCGCCTGATCGAGCGCCTCACCTGTGCCTGCGCCCACGAGGTGCTGTGCGTGAGTGCCTCCAACCGCGACGAGGCGGTGGCGCTGGGCCTGGTCCCGGCCCACAAGATCCGGGTGCTGGGGGCCGGGAGTCCGGCGGGCCTGGATGTGGAGCGGTACGCCGCCCCCGACCCGGTGGCCGTGGCCGCGGCCCGTCAGGAACTGGGCCTTGCGCCGGGCACGCCCGTGGTGGGCTTCGTGGGGCGGTTGGCCCCGCAAAAGGGCATCGAGGAGGTGCTGCTGGCCTGGGAGCAGGTGCGGCGGCGCGTGCCGGGGGCCGCCCTGCTGCTGGTGGGCACCCCCGACCCGGCCAATCCCCTCTCGCCGGGGGCCTTGCGGGCGTTGCGGGAGGCGCGCGGCATCGTGAACGTGACCTTCGAGGCCGACATGAGCCGCCTCTACCCGCTGATGACGGTCCTGACCCTGCCCAGCCGTCACGAGGGGCTGGGGATGGTGGTGCTGGAGGCGCTGGCGGCGGGCGTGCCCAGCGTCCTGACCGACGCGCCCGGCGTCCGTGACGCGGGGGTGCCCGGCCTGACCGCCCTGCAAGTGCCCACGGGCGACGTGGCGGCCCTGGCCGACGCCCTCACCACCCTGCTGACCGACGCGGACCTCGCCCGGCGGCTGGGCACCCAGGGTCAGGCATGGGTGCGCGAGAAGTTTGCCCAGGACAGGGTCTGGGCACTCTGGGACGAGTTCTATGCCCAGGCCTGGCAGCGGCGGCAGCAGGCGCGGCGGGGGCGCTCCGGCCGCCGGACCGCCGTGTGGGTGCTGGCCGGGGCGCTGGTGGCCCTGGGTCTGCTGGGGCGCAAAAGGCGCTGA
- a CDS encoding lipopolysaccharide biosynthesis protein, translating to MPSRSPQSALSSASAPARLGLRAGIVWTFGGQLTYAAAQWGMVALLARLGSAADVGAYSLGLALTAPLFLLVGLQLRSVQATDVRAEYAFAQYFSLRVLGLGLGLALTVVLAALYPQARLVLAGLGLARVLEGLIDVAYGLMQQRERLDWVARSTMARGVLGLGLLGAAFALSGSVALGTAGIALANLLVFVLYDLPRTRVLDRGRWWTPRIPPGLLRVALPLGVVMGLVSLGATLPRLFVERELGTGALGVYSALAYVSVAGSVIVTALGTAVTARLSQQYAAGQRAGFVRLTLALTGAAALVGGGLTLLALVGGATLLRLLYGPEYASERVPFVWLMVSGALGYLASCAGFAVTAARRFTEQLPLFVGVTAVLALACVWLVPAHGLIGAALASLIGAGVQLLGSWGIVWWALRRPTPPASPAPPPQGEP from the coding sequence ATGCCTTCCCGTTCCCCCCAGTCCGCCCTGTCTTCCGCGTCCGCTCCGGCGCGGTTGGGTCTGCGGGCGGGTATCGTCTGGACCTTCGGGGGGCAACTGACCTACGCGGCGGCGCAGTGGGGCATGGTCGCCTTGCTGGCGCGGCTGGGGAGCGCGGCGGACGTGGGCGCGTATTCGCTGGGTCTGGCGCTGACCGCGCCCCTCTTTCTGCTGGTGGGCCTGCAACTGCGCAGCGTGCAGGCGACCGACGTGCGGGCCGAGTACGCCTTCGCGCAGTATTTCAGCCTGCGGGTGCTGGGCCTGGGGCTGGGTCTGGCCCTGACGGTGGTGCTGGCCGCGCTGTACCCCCAGGCCCGCCTGGTGCTGGCCGGGCTGGGCCTCGCCCGGGTGCTGGAGGGCCTCATCGACGTGGCCTACGGCCTGATGCAGCAGCGCGAACGTCTGGACTGGGTGGCCCGCTCCACCATGGCGCGAGGTGTGCTGGGGCTGGGTCTGCTGGGCGCGGCCTTTGCCCTCAGCGGCAGCGTGGCGCTGGGAACCGCCGGGATCGCGCTGGCGAACCTGCTGGTGTTCGTGCTGTACGACCTGCCGCGCACCCGCGTGCTGGACCGGGGCCGCTGGTGGACCCCCCGCATTCCGCCCGGTCTGCTGCGGGTCGCCCTGCCGCTGGGTGTGGTGATGGGCCTGGTGTCGCTGGGCGCGACCCTGCCGCGCCTCTTTGTCGAGCGGGAGCTGGGGACCGGGGCGCTGGGCGTCTACTCCGCGCTGGCCTATGTCAGTGTGGCGGGCAGCGTCATCGTGACGGCCCTCGGCACGGCCGTGACGGCCCGGCTGTCGCAGCAGTACGCGGCAGGCCAGCGCGCGGGCTTCGTGCGCCTGACACTGGCGCTGACGGGCGCGGCGGCGCTGGTGGGGGGCGGCCTCACCCTGCTGGCCCTGGTGGGCGGCGCGACCCTGCTGCGGCTGCTGTACGGCCCCGAGTACGCCTCCGAGAGGGTGCCCTTCGTCTGGCTGATGGTGAGCGGGGCGCTGGGGTATCTGGCCTCCTGCGCGGGCTTTGCCGTGACGGCCGCGCGGCGGTTCACCGAGCAGCTGCCGCTCTTCGTGGGCGTGACGGCGGTGCTGGCCCTGGCCTGCGTCTGGCTGGTGCCCGCGCACGGGCTGATCGGCGCAGCTCTCGCCTCGTTGATCGGGGCCGGGGTGCAACTGCTGGGAAGCTGGGGCATCGTGTGGTGGGCGCTGCGGCGGCCCACGCCCCCCGCTTCCCCCGCCCCGCCCCCACAAGGAGAACCATGA
- a CDS encoding LCP family protein, whose product MRRWWWIGAGVLGLAALLIGLSLFRTHQEIQAVGVEVYQEMEGDGLPPPAGVLDDPVFRALPPPDHPVSLGRYKPAAQPPAQPTAQPPARPAPAVQTPTPAPATPPAGDTPEPAPAQPAAPDPAPSPTPPPAKVPPATTPAPARPLTFTERLGTGQKIHVLLIGTDQETLKGGRADVLLVLTFDPAARRLSLLSLPRDTRVNLPEHGPVKINAAYGYGGASLQTVAVERFLGIPMDKVVAVSLGGFRDAIDAVGGVTVHPTFSFSLDGETFQPGTMHLNGTQALAYARMRKQDPRGDLGRNDRQQEVIRSLMTALGDLSSSELTGVLHQVEGNLRTNFSPSEVVRLRTSQPYLLDRQQVVRVQGVGRMVGRVWYYLVSDAERRRLHLLLR is encoded by the coding sequence ATGAGGCGGTGGTGGTGGATCGGGGCGGGCGTCCTGGGGCTGGCGGCGCTGCTGATCGGCCTCTCCCTGTTCCGCACCCACCAGGAGATTCAGGCGGTCGGCGTCGAGGTGTACCAGGAGATGGAGGGCGACGGCCTGCCGCCCCCGGCCGGGGTTCTCGACGACCCGGTGTTCAGGGCGCTGCCGCCCCCGGACCATCCCGTGTCGCTGGGGCGCTACAAGCCTGCGGCGCAACCCCCGGCACAGCCGACAGCGCAACCACCTGCCCGGCCAGCCCCAGCCGTCCAGACCCCCACCCCTGCCCCAGCCACCCCCCCGGCAGGGGACACGCCGGAGCCAGCGCCAGCCCAGCCCGCGGCTCCCGACCCGGCACCCTCCCCAACCCCCCCGCCGGCCAAGGTCCCCCCGGCCACGACCCCGGCTCCGGCCCGGCCCCTCACCTTTACCGAGCGGCTGGGCACCGGACAGAAGATACATGTGCTGCTGATCGGCACCGACCAGGAGACGCTGAAGGGGGGCCGCGCCGACGTGCTGCTGGTCCTGACCTTCGACCCGGCGGCGCGGCGGCTATCGCTGCTGAGCCTGCCGCGGGATACGCGCGTGAACCTGCCGGAACACGGTCCGGTCAAGATCAACGCGGCCTACGGCTACGGCGGGGCCAGCCTCCAGACCGTGGCGGTCGAGCGGTTCCTGGGCATCCCGATGGACAAGGTGGTCGCCGTGAGCCTGGGGGGCTTCCGGGACGCCATCGACGCGGTGGGAGGGGTGACCGTCCACCCCACCTTCAGCTTCTCGCTCGACGGCGAGACGTTCCAGCCCGGCACCATGCACCTGAACGGCACGCAGGCGCTGGCCTACGCCCGGATGCGCAAGCAGGACCCCCGGGGCGACCTGGGCCGCAACGACCGGCAGCAGGAGGTCATCCGCAGCCTGATGACGGCGCTGGGCGACCTGTCCAGCAGTGAGCTGACCGGCGTGCTGCACCAGGTCGAGGGCAACCTCCGCACCAACTTCTCGCCCTCCGAGGTGGTGCGGCTGCGCACCAGCCAGCCCTACCTGCTCGACCGGCAGCAGGTGGTGCGGGTGCAGGGCGTGGGCCGCATGGTGGGCCGGGTCTGGTACTACCTCGTTTCCGATGCCGAGCGCCGGCGGCTGCACCTGCTGCTGCGCTGA